In the genome of Gordonia rubripertincta, one region contains:
- a CDS encoding MSMEG_4193 family putative phosphomutase — MTVILLRHGRSTANTSGVLAGRSPGVHLDDRGRAQADDLVSRLGDHLAGIKAVVRSPLDRCAETVAPLLAALGTNGDRPPEVVVDDLAEVDYGGWTGRSISELLSEPLWKVVQQQPSAAVFPDGEGLADVQARAVRAIRELDRVYGGPDGSGVWVACSHGDVIKSIIADAMGSHLDAFQRIVVEPASISVVRYSSSRPYVHTVNNTQKLSIPTPRPPAADGQAASDDAVVGGETGAAATIPATSG; from the coding sequence ATGACCGTGATCCTTCTCCGGCACGGCCGTTCGACGGCGAACACCTCGGGTGTGCTCGCCGGTCGTAGCCCCGGAGTCCACCTCGACGACCGGGGCCGCGCACAGGCCGACGACCTCGTGAGCCGCCTGGGCGACCACCTCGCCGGGATCAAGGCGGTGGTGCGATCGCCACTCGACCGCTGCGCGGAGACCGTCGCACCACTGCTGGCAGCTCTCGGCACCAACGGCGACCGCCCGCCGGAGGTCGTCGTCGACGACCTGGCCGAGGTCGACTACGGCGGCTGGACCGGACGTTCCATCTCCGAGCTGCTCTCCGAACCACTCTGGAAGGTCGTCCAGCAGCAGCCGTCGGCGGCGGTCTTCCCCGATGGCGAGGGCCTCGCCGACGTCCAGGCGCGGGCGGTGCGCGCCATCCGCGAACTCGACCGTGTCTACGGCGGACCGGACGGGTCCGGAGTGTGGGTCGCCTGCTCGCACGGCGACGTCATCAAGTCGATCATCGCCGACGCCATGGGCAGCCACCTCGACGCCTTCCAGCGCATCGTCGTCGAACCGGCGTCGATCAGCGTCGTCCGGTACTCCTCGTCGCGCCCGTACGTGCACACCGTGAACAACACGCAGAAGCTGTCGATCCCGACACCGCGCCCGCCCGCCGCCGACGGCCAGGCGGCCTCCGACGACGCCGTCGTGGGTGGGGAGACCGGTGCCGCTGCCACGATCCCGGCGACATCGGGATAA
- the mshC gene encoding cysteine--1-D-myo-inosityl 2-amino-2-deoxy-alpha-D-glucopyranoside ligase: MQSWPDVELPEVPGEGPALRLYDTADRAVRPVTPGQTATMYVCGITPYDATHLGHAATYLTFDQVNRVLRDQGHDVHYVQNVTDVDDPLFERADRDGVDWRDLGARETQLFRDDMTALRVLPPRDYIGAVESIGEVIEVVEKLLASGAAYTVDDAEYPDVYFRTDATEQFGYESGYDRETMARFFAERGGDPDRAGKRDPLDALLWRAKREGEPSWDSPFGPGRPGWHIECSAIALNRLGIEFDIQGGGNDLIFPHHEFSAAHGEALTDSRRFARHYVHTGMVGLDGEKMSKSRGNLVFVSVLRREGVDPAAIRLALLADHYRGDRMWTQSVLDTAVERLDRWRTAFAAATGPDATDVIARVRQHLADDLDTPKALAAVDAWCADVRSGIGSSAEAPAALAAAVDALLGIPATRQD, from the coding sequence ATGCAGTCGTGGCCCGATGTGGAACTTCCGGAGGTACCCGGCGAGGGACCTGCCCTTCGCCTCTATGACACCGCCGATCGTGCGGTCCGTCCGGTGACCCCCGGCCAGACCGCCACCATGTATGTCTGCGGGATCACCCCGTACGACGCGACCCACCTCGGTCACGCCGCCACGTATCTCACCTTCGATCAGGTCAATCGCGTCCTGCGCGACCAGGGGCACGACGTCCACTACGTGCAGAACGTGACCGACGTCGACGATCCGCTGTTCGAGCGCGCCGACCGCGACGGCGTCGACTGGCGCGATCTCGGTGCGCGCGAGACCCAGCTCTTCCGCGACGACATGACCGCTCTGCGCGTGCTACCGCCGCGCGACTACATCGGTGCCGTCGAGTCGATCGGCGAGGTCATCGAGGTCGTCGAGAAGCTGCTCGCCTCGGGTGCCGCCTATACCGTCGACGACGCCGAGTACCCCGACGTCTACTTCCGGACCGACGCCACCGAGCAGTTCGGCTACGAGTCCGGCTACGACCGCGAGACCATGGCCCGATTCTTCGCCGAGCGTGGCGGCGACCCCGACCGTGCGGGCAAGCGTGATCCCCTCGACGCCCTGTTGTGGCGCGCGAAGCGGGAGGGCGAACCGTCGTGGGACTCGCCGTTCGGTCCGGGACGTCCGGGCTGGCACATCGAGTGCTCGGCGATTGCGCTGAACCGGCTCGGCATCGAGTTCGACATCCAGGGCGGCGGCAACGACCTGATCTTCCCGCACCACGAGTTCTCGGCCGCCCACGGTGAGGCGCTCACGGATTCGCGGCGTTTCGCCCGCCACTACGTACACACCGGCATGGTCGGACTCGACGGCGAGAAGATGTCGAAGAGCCGCGGCAACCTGGTGTTCGTGTCGGTGCTGCGTCGAGAGGGCGTCGACCCGGCGGCGATCCGTCTGGCCCTGCTCGCCGACCACTACCGCGGTGACCGCATGTGGACCCAGTCGGTGCTCGACACCGCTGTCGAACGTCTCGATCGCTGGCGCACCGCCTTCGCCGCGGCGACCGGACCCGACGCGACCGACGTCATCGCACGTGTCCGCCAGCACCTGGCCGACGATCTCGACACCCCGAAAGCACTTGCCGCAGTAGACGCCTGGTGTGCCGATGTGCGGAGCGGCATCGGGTCGTCGGCGGAGGCGCCCGCGGCACTGGCCGCCGCGGTCGACGCCCTGCTCGGCATTCCGGCGACCCGGCAGGACTGA
- a CDS encoding SCO1664 family protein: MTSEAASPQPEPSDPVPAEASTLEILRDGELTILGRIPSASNATLVCDAVLDEQTVRCVYKPVRGEVPLWDFPDGTLAGREVASYLISEALGWGAIPTTIHRDGPVGPGMVQRWIETPDNTEHPPAENQPRIDLVDLCPVDRVPTGFFAVLQAYDPYGEPVVLVHADDPRLQRLSVLDVVLNNADRKGGHVLEGLDGGVYGIDHGICLHSEDKLRTVLWGWAGEQVPGHLVADVAELAEKLETDGCALRDELLRHITADEVDALTVRAIVVAESETMPLPPGHRPIPWPPF; encoded by the coding sequence TTGACGTCGGAGGCCGCGAGCCCGCAACCCGAGCCCTCGGACCCGGTGCCCGCTGAGGCGTCGACGCTCGAGATCCTCCGCGACGGCGAACTGACGATCCTCGGCCGGATCCCGTCGGCGAGCAACGCCACCCTCGTGTGCGACGCCGTACTCGACGAACAGACCGTCCGCTGCGTGTACAAGCCGGTCCGCGGCGAGGTCCCGCTGTGGGACTTCCCGGACGGCACGCTCGCCGGCCGCGAGGTCGCGTCGTACCTGATCTCGGAGGCCCTCGGCTGGGGCGCCATCCCGACGACGATCCACCGCGACGGACCGGTCGGTCCGGGGATGGTCCAACGCTGGATCGAGACGCCGGACAACACCGAACACCCGCCCGCCGAGAACCAGCCGCGCATCGACCTCGTCGACCTGTGTCCGGTCGACCGGGTACCGACCGGCTTCTTCGCCGTGCTCCAGGCCTACGACCCATACGGTGAACCCGTCGTGCTCGTCCATGCCGACGACCCGCGACTCCAGCGGCTCTCGGTGCTCGACGTCGTGCTGAACAACGCCGACCGGAAGGGCGGCCACGTCCTCGAAGGCCTCGACGGCGGGGTCTACGGCATCGACCACGGCATCTGCCTGCACTCCGAGGACAAGCTCCGTACCGTGCTGTGGGGCTGGGCGGGGGAGCAGGTGCCCGGGCACCTGGTCGCCGACGTCGCCGAACTGGCCGAGAAGCTGGAGACCGACGGGTGTGCGCTGCGAGACGAGCTGTTGCGTCACATCACCGCCGACGAGGTCGACGCACTGACGGTCCGGGCGATCGTGGTCGCCGAGAGTGAGACCATGCCGCTCCCGCCGGGCCACCGGCCCATTCCCTGGCCGCCGTTCTGA
- a CDS encoding DUF3090 domain-containing protein codes for MSRAIHVFRSPDRFVAGTIGQPGDRTFYLQAVHETRIISVMLEKQQVQILADRIGALLDEIHRRFGTPIPPATDRVGDLSPLVMPVDAEFRVGTMGLGWDAESEAVVVELLAITEGEFDESVVLDDTDEGPDAVRVFLTTTAAREFAARSSKVISAGRQPCPLCSEPLDPEGHLCVRTNGYKRDAQLSKSIDFIDPEVFNSLAAQTDPSFLVDEDDDPEDSDDEDPGTSGPSQP; via the coding sequence ATGTCCCGAGCGATCCACGTGTTCCGCAGCCCGGACCGGTTCGTCGCCGGCACGATCGGCCAACCCGGCGACCGCACGTTCTACCTCCAGGCCGTCCACGAGACCCGCATCATCAGCGTGATGCTCGAGAAGCAGCAGGTCCAGATCCTCGCGGACCGGATCGGCGCGCTCCTCGACGAGATCCACCGTCGCTTCGGCACCCCGATCCCGCCGGCCACCGACCGTGTCGGCGACCTGAGCCCACTCGTCATGCCGGTCGACGCCGAATTCCGGGTCGGCACCATGGGACTGGGCTGGGACGCCGAATCCGAGGCCGTCGTGGTGGAGCTCCTCGCCATCACCGAGGGGGAGTTCGACGAGAGTGTCGTGCTCGACGACACCGACGAGGGGCCGGACGCGGTACGGGTCTTCCTGACCACCACGGCCGCACGGGAATTCGCGGCCCGGTCGTCGAAGGTCATCTCGGCCGGCCGCCAGCCGTGCCCGCTGTGCAGCGAACCGCTCGACCCCGAAGGTCACCTGTGCGTGCGCACCAACGGCTACAAGCGTGATGCGCAGCTGAGCAAGTCGATCGACTTCATCGACCCCGAGGTGTTCAACAGCCTTGCGGCGCAGACTGATCCGAGCTTCCTCGTCGACGAGGACGACGACCCGGAGGATTCCGACGACGAGGATCCGGGCACGTCCGGACCCTCCCAGCCGTGA
- a CDS encoding undecaprenyl-diphosphate phosphatase — translation MTDTMTWTQSIVLGALQGLTEFLPISSSGHLRIASELMFGEDAGASFTAVTQLGTEAAVLLFFAKDIVRIIVAWFRGLFHAEERNLDYRIGWYVIFATIPIGVIGFVLKDQIRTTGRNLWLVAIMLIVFAGVFWLAERYGKKQRPMEKLTLRDGLVMGGAQCLALVPGVSRSGATASAGLFLGLEREAAFRFSFLLAIPAVTASGLFSLPDAFNPSGEGMEATGPQLLVATIVAFIVGYAAIAWLLKFVGNHSMNWFGAYRVILGVLLIILLSTGAISAT, via the coding sequence GTGACCGACACCATGACCTGGACCCAGTCGATCGTCCTCGGGGCGTTACAGGGTCTCACCGAGTTCCTGCCGATCTCGTCGTCCGGGCATCTCCGTATCGCCTCGGAACTGATGTTCGGAGAGGACGCCGGGGCGTCGTTCACCGCGGTCACCCAGCTCGGTACGGAGGCGGCCGTGCTGCTGTTCTTCGCCAAGGACATCGTCCGCATCATCGTGGCCTGGTTCCGCGGTCTGTTCCATGCCGAGGAGCGCAACCTCGACTACCGCATCGGTTGGTATGTGATCTTCGCGACCATCCCGATCGGCGTCATCGGTTTCGTCCTCAAGGACCAGATCCGCACGACCGGCCGGAACCTGTGGCTGGTGGCGATCATGCTGATCGTCTTCGCGGGTGTGTTCTGGCTGGCCGAGCGTTACGGCAAGAAGCAGCGTCCGATGGAGAAGCTGACGCTGCGCGACGGTCTGGTGATGGGCGGCGCACAGTGCCTGGCGTTGGTCCCCGGCGTCTCCCGATCGGGTGCGACCGCCAGCGCGGGCCTGTTCCTCGGCCTCGAACGCGAGGCCGCGTTTCGGTTCTCGTTCCTGCTGGCCATCCCGGCGGTGACGGCTTCCGGCCTGTTCAGCCTCCCGGACGCGTTCAATCCGAGCGGCGAGGGCATGGAGGCCACCGGGCCCCAGTTGCTGGTCGCGACGATCGTCGCGTTCATCGTCGGATACGCCGCCATCGCCTGGCTGTTGAAGTTCGTCGGCAACCACTCGATGAACTGGTTCGGCGCCTACCGCGTGATCCTCGGCGTCCTCCTGATCATCCTGCTGTCCACCGGCGCGATCTCCGCGACCTGA